The stretch of DNA CGGCCTCGCCAGCTTTGCGAAACACCTCCCTAATACTGCCCGTCCCTTATGCCGTGTCGAACCCAgactttttcaacgagTCGATTCTCCAATTTGAGTCGTCGACAAAATGGCcggacgagctgcttgctCTCGAGCAAACAAAAACTGCATTCCTCCTAAAGATCAACGATTACCTCGCCAAAAACACAAACTACAAGTCCTACTTGGAGGAAGATCGCACTTCTGTTCCTTACAacaccaaaatcaaagttCTACGCGTGCTCTCGCCAGATGGCTACGGATTCAGCTTCCGAGTTTTGACCGAGCGTGACGAAGTACTATACCTTCGTGCTATCGAGAACGCTCCCGAAAAGCAACGCAAGACCGTCGCAGACATTTATTTGGCATTTAATCAGAAGTATATGGGCTCCGTCAAGCATCACCGGGCCATTGCTTCTCTAAGCACTTATTTCCCATTTTATTCTGCCACCGTGCGTCTTTTTAAGCGCTGGCTTGACGCTCAGCTTCTTCTGTCCCATTTCAAtgacgagcttgtggagCTTCTGGTGATGAAGGTGTTTGTGGACCCTGCTCCATACTCTGTTCCTGCCAGCGTCGAGGCTGGCTTCCTTCGCACCTTACAATTCTTGAGCCAATGGAATTGGAAGGAGGATCCacttgttcttgatcttgcaaaagacCTTGAGAAAAGTGGAAACTACATTGATCTCGTCTCAGAAAAATTGACTGTCCAGACTTATCAGTCAATTACCGGAAACTTCAGCAAACTGCGCAAGGAGGATCCACAGGCTATCAAGACACAGCTATTTGTTGCATCTAAAGAGGACccatctggaaaattgtGGTCGTTTGGGCTTTCTCTACCTATTGCGACAAGACTGACTGCTCTCAGTAAGGCTGCCGTGGCCGCTGTTAGCAAGACGCTTAACCAGAAAACTTTGAAACTAATATTCACTCCGGCGTTGAAAGATTATGATATCGTGCTAAAGATCAGAACGCCTGCTGAGCTTGCCTCAAAGTCTGGTATcttgccagaaaacaaattcAAAAATCTGGTGGCCACGTCGTTGGTGGCCTCCGATGACGTTTCTTCCGAACAGGACCCTGTTCCTGCGTTCTGTGACGAGTTGAGGGCTCGTTTCAGTAACGTGATGCTCATCTCGTGCGGGAAGTACACCGGACTCGGGAAAGAAGGCCGTTGCAACGTTATCGCGGGGATACTGAACCCAGTGATAGGcaactccaagaagaagttCCGGGTCAACGTTGGCTACGATGTCGAGCCTACCGATGatgagcagctcaagcttAATAAACATTCTCTGCTCAGTCAAATTGCGCTCTTGGGTGGTGATTTGATTGAGTCTGTAGACTTAAATAGGTGGGAATAATATAGAGTAATTTATCAGAATGAATATACACAGAGCATGAATCTTTAAGACTAATGAAATACTCGCAAGTGAAACCTTCGAACTAATTGGCCTACACAAACTGTATGGGCTCAAGCCTCCCAGTGAAAGTATTCACTAGTTTGTTTAACGATAAGTAGATAAAGAATAATTTGATTACCTAACACTAAGTCttcaattatttttttaacCTGACTCCTTTTGCCTATTTATGAAAATACGAGCGGAACTGGAAAGACAACTTTCGATGAACGATGAACGGGTCATAAAAGCAAGGAAAATAGAACACAGGAAGAATCTTACCACAAGGCTCGACGTCTCATGCTATCTGGCGCTCATAATACTCTATCTTGCTGATGAGAACCTCATACTACTCTTGTTGCGAGGCTTCCAGCAGTTCATGCTTGGCCATCCACCAAACAGCATAGAAGCGTCAGCAGTGCTTACGCCAGCGATTCAGCGGATATTGGCACAGAAAGTGTTGTCATTGGGGCTGGCCTTCAACGTGTTAGGCCTGATAGTCCATATTGCATTTTCAGCGCGCGGAGGTTTGGGCCAAGGCATATCGTACGGTGCATACATTATAAACATTATGGGGGAGAACAGGTTCGAAGGATGGTTTCACAAGCTGCTGTACCTGCTGTTGTGGGACTTTGTGCTGGTGGCATTGCAATTCTCGCTCTACAGCATGAACTTTGTCAAGCAGGATTTGAACAGTGCAGAGGACAGCGATgtcgtcgcgtcgatcgacgtcgTGAAGGTAGTCCAGTACGTGAATCTTATAGAACGCGCGCAAGCACCAACACCGTCATTGAGCGAGATGATGCCGCGACTGGGGGTCTGAGTGGAATTCTATTAGTAAATTACATATTTCCAATAGGACAGTTACGCAAGTACTCGGCCTTTGTCTTGAGAACTCTGATAGATTTGTAGAAGATCTCTTCTGGAGGCATGGCGCCTGTTGACTCAACGTTGAATATGAAATGATCTCTTTTCCGGCCCAGCTTCACCTTTCCTTCAAACTCCTTGTGTCTCAAAACTTCCCTCGAAACGGTATCTTTTCTAGCGTCGGCAACGTATGCTGCACCGTTGGAGTCAATGCCAATAACACCGGAAGGGAAGCATTTCTGGAACTTCACCGCGTCGTCACCCGTTATTGGCTCGAGTATGTCAATCGTTGGAAGCAATCTATAGGATGCAGTGCTGACTGGAGAGAATTTGGcgtgatcagctccaaTGCCCAGAACACAGTGAACTCTGAGTGAAATCTCCTGGTTGGGACGCAGTTTGGCAATCAAGATGTCTGGATCGCAAGGAACAACAGGGCAGTTAGCGAACTGGGTGACCTGGCGTCCGTTTGGCTCAAATTTCAGATCCCTGGCATAAACGTTGGAATTTCTGTATAGATTCTCTGGGTCGTTGTTTCCAGGGACGGCATTCGGGTTTTTCGTGCATGCCACATCCAGCGATAGGACGATCGTGTTTTCGTCTGTGAACttatcttcctcctcggcaTTTGGGTCGATCCAGGTCAGCATGTCGGGATCGACCTTCAAAGGCACCAGACCGATTCTATGAGCGAGAACTTCGTCCTGGATGACCGACGTGTTATTAAAGATGTACACATACTCTGCTGCAACGGAAGGCACCTCAGCAATCATGATACGACGGAAAGCATTGGCAATAGATGTGTCAAGCCCCACCAAGTCAAAGTTTGCAGTTCTCTGAGTGAGGTAGGAGATATTGAGCTGgaagttcttcttgaaattttccagatccCAAGCATACTCTCCGTTCGCAGAGTATCCTGGGAAGTCGGTCGCCGTGGTATTACTAACCCGATCGTGCTCGATGTTAATGATATTGGACAtagaaaatatttcaaaaaaaaaataaaaaaatttatgTGCATATGGAATAACGTGCGTAAAAAGAGCTAGTCTGCTTTCCTAATGATACCTACGTAGAGAGAAACCTAGTTAActgttgagcagcagatcaCGATTTTT from Ogataea parapolymorpha DL-1 chromosome VI, whole genome shotgun sequence encodes:
- a CDS encoding putative membrane protein, which produces MKIRAELERQLSMNDERVIKARKIEHRKNLTTRLDVSCYLALIILYLADENLILLLLRGFQQFMLGHPPNSIEASAVLTPAIQRILAQKVLSLGLAFNVLGLIVHIAFSARGGLGQGISYGAYIINIMGENRFEGWFHKLLYLLLWDFVLVALQFSLYSMNFVKQDLNSAEDSDVVASIDVVKVVQYVNLIERAQAPTPSLSEMMPRLGV
- a CDS encoding DNA-directed RNA polymerases I and III subunit RPAC1, which codes for MSNIINIEHDRVSNTTATDFPGYSANGEYAWDLENFKKNFQLNISYLTQRTANFDLVGLDTSIANAFRRIMIAEVPSVAAEYVYIFNNTSVIQDEVLAHRIGLVPLKVDPDMLTWIDPNAEEEDKFTDENTIVLSLDVACTKNPNAVPGNNDPENLYRNSNVYARDLKFEPNGRQVTQFANCPVVPCDPDILIAKLRPNQEISLRVHCVLGIGADHAKFSPVSTASYRLLPTIDILEPITGDDAVKFQKCFPSGVIGIDSNGAAYVADARKDTVSREVLRHKEFEGKVKLGRKRDHFIFNVESTGAMPPEEIFYKSIRVLKTKAEYLRNCPIGNM